In a single window of the Cervus elaphus chromosome 1, mCerEla1.1, whole genome shotgun sequence genome:
- the API5 gene encoding apoptosis inhibitor 5 isoform X1 has product MPTVEELYRNYGILADATEQVGQHKDAYQVILDGVKGGTKEKRLAAQFIPKFFKHFPELADSAINAQLDLCEDEDVSIRRQAIKELPQFATGENLPRVADILTQLLQTDDSAEFNLVNNALLSIFKMDAKGTLGGLFSQILQGEDIVRERAIKFLSTKLKTLPDEVLTKEVEELILTESKKVLEDVTGEEFVLFMKILSGLRSLQTVSGRQQLVELVAEQADLEQTFNPSDADCVDRLLQCTRQAVPLFSKNVHSTRFVTYFCEQVLPNLSSLTTPVEGLDIQLEVLKLLAEMSSFCGDMEKLETNLRKLFDKLLEYMPLPPEEAENGENAGNEEPKLQFSYVECLLYSFHQLGRKLPDFLTAKLNAEKLKDFKIRLQYFARGLQVYIRQLRLALQGKTGEALKTDENKIKVVALKITNNINVLIKDLFHIPPSYKSTVTLSWKPVQKVELGQKRTSEDTTSGSPPKKSSAGPKRDARQIYNPPSGKYSSNLSNFNYEQRGAFRGSRGGRGWGARGNRSRGRLY; this is encoded by the exons ATGCCGACCGTGGAGGAGCTTTACCGCAACTACGGCATCTTAGCCGATGCCACGGAGCAAGTGGGCCAA CATAAAGATGCTTATCAAGTGATACTGGATGGTGTCAAAGGTGGTACCAAGGAAAAAAGATTAGCAGCTCAGTTTATTCCGAAattctttaagcattttccagaATTGGCTGATTCTGCTATTAACGCACAGCTAGACCTCTGTGAAGATGAAGATGTATCG ATTCGACGGCAAGCAATTAAAGAGCTGCCTCAGTTTGCCACTGGAGAAAATCTCCCCCGAGTGGCAGATATACTAACCCAACTTTTGCAAACAG ATGACTCTGCAGAATTTAACTTAGTGAACAACGCCCTCTTAAGTATATTTAAGATGGATGCAAAAG GGACTTTAGGTGGCTTGTTCAGCCAAATACTTCAAGGAGAGGACATTGTTAGAGAACGAGCAATTAAATTCCTTTCTACAAAACTTAAGACTTTACCAGATGAAGTCTTAACAAAGGAAGTAGAGGAACTTATACTAACTGAATCCAAAAAG GTGCTAGAAGATGTGACCGGTGAAGAATTTGTCCTGTTCATGAAGATCCTGTCTGGGTTGAGAAGCTTGCAGACAGTGAGTGGAAGGCAGCAGCTGGTGGAGCTGGTGGCCGAGCAGGCCGACCTGGAGCAGACCTTCAACCCCTCGGACGCCGACTGTGTGGACAGGCTGCTGCAGTGCACGCGGCAGGCCGTGCCGCTCTTCTCT AAAAATGTTCATTCCACAAGGTTTGTGACTTATTTCTGTGAGCAAGTTCTCCCTAATCTCAGTTCCTTGACTACCCCAGTGGAAGGTCTTGATATACAGTTGGAG GTATTAAAACTCTTGGCCGAAATGAGTTCATTTTGTGGTGACATGGAAAAGCTAGAAACAAATTTAAGGAAACTATTTGATAAGTTATtg GAATACATGCCTCTCCCTCCAGAAGAAGCAGAAAACGGGGAGAATGCTGGTAATGAAGAACCCAAGCTACAGTTCAGTTATGTGGAATGTTTGTTGTATAGCTTTCACCAGTTGGGCCGAAAACTTCCAGATTTCTTAACAGCCAAGCTGAATGCAGAAAAGCTCAAAGATTTCAAAATCAG GCTGCAGTACTTTGCACGGGGCCTGCAGGTTTATATCAGACAACTTCGCTTGGCTCTCCAAGGTAAAACAGGAGAGGCATTAAAGACAGatgag aaCAAGATTAAAGTCGTTGCAttgaaaataacaaataatatTAATGTTTTAATCAAG GATCTCTTCCATATTCCTCCTTCTTATAAGAGCACAGTAACATTATCCTGGAAGCCTGTACAGAAGGTTGAACTTGG GCAAAAGAGAACCAGTGAAGATACAACTTCAGGTTCACCTCCCAAGAAATCTTCAGCAGGACCAAAAAGGGATGCCAGGCAGATTTATAATCCTCCTAGTGGGAAATACAGCAGCAATTTGAGCAACTTTAATTATG AGCAGAGAGGAGCCTTCAGGGGAAGTAGAGGTGGCCGAGGTTGGGGAGCACGAGGAAATCGCAGTCGGGGAAGACTCTACTGA
- the API5 gene encoding apoptosis inhibitor 5 isoform X2 — MPTVEELYRNYGILADATEQVGQHKDAYQVILDGVKGGTKEKRLAAQFIPKFFKHFPELADSAINAQLDLCEDEDVSIRRQAIKELPQFATGENLPRVADILTQLLQTDDSAEFNLVNNALLSIFKMDAKGTLGGLFSQILQGEDIVRERAIKFLSTKLKTLPDEVLTKEVEELILTESKKVLEDVTGEEFVLFMKILSGLRSLQTVSGRQQLVELVAEQADLEQTFNPSDADCVDRLLQCTRQAVPLFSKNVHSTRFVTYFCEQVLPNLSSLTTPVEGLDIQLEVLKLLAEMSSFCGDMEKLETNLRKLFDKLLEYMPLPPEEAENGENAGNEEPKLQFSYVECLLYSFHQLGRKLPDFLTAKLNAEKLKDFKIRLQYFARGLQVYIRQLRLALQGKTGEALKTDENKIKVVALKITNNINVLIKDLFHIPPSYKSTVTLSWKPVQKVELGQKRTSEDTTSGSPPKKSSAGPKRDARQIYNPPSGKYSSNLSNFNYERSLQGK; from the exons ATGCCGACCGTGGAGGAGCTTTACCGCAACTACGGCATCTTAGCCGATGCCACGGAGCAAGTGGGCCAA CATAAAGATGCTTATCAAGTGATACTGGATGGTGTCAAAGGTGGTACCAAGGAAAAAAGATTAGCAGCTCAGTTTATTCCGAAattctttaagcattttccagaATTGGCTGATTCTGCTATTAACGCACAGCTAGACCTCTGTGAAGATGAAGATGTATCG ATTCGACGGCAAGCAATTAAAGAGCTGCCTCAGTTTGCCACTGGAGAAAATCTCCCCCGAGTGGCAGATATACTAACCCAACTTTTGCAAACAG ATGACTCTGCAGAATTTAACTTAGTGAACAACGCCCTCTTAAGTATATTTAAGATGGATGCAAAAG GGACTTTAGGTGGCTTGTTCAGCCAAATACTTCAAGGAGAGGACATTGTTAGAGAACGAGCAATTAAATTCCTTTCTACAAAACTTAAGACTTTACCAGATGAAGTCTTAACAAAGGAAGTAGAGGAACTTATACTAACTGAATCCAAAAAG GTGCTAGAAGATGTGACCGGTGAAGAATTTGTCCTGTTCATGAAGATCCTGTCTGGGTTGAGAAGCTTGCAGACAGTGAGTGGAAGGCAGCAGCTGGTGGAGCTGGTGGCCGAGCAGGCCGACCTGGAGCAGACCTTCAACCCCTCGGACGCCGACTGTGTGGACAGGCTGCTGCAGTGCACGCGGCAGGCCGTGCCGCTCTTCTCT AAAAATGTTCATTCCACAAGGTTTGTGACTTATTTCTGTGAGCAAGTTCTCCCTAATCTCAGTTCCTTGACTACCCCAGTGGAAGGTCTTGATATACAGTTGGAG GTATTAAAACTCTTGGCCGAAATGAGTTCATTTTGTGGTGACATGGAAAAGCTAGAAACAAATTTAAGGAAACTATTTGATAAGTTATtg GAATACATGCCTCTCCCTCCAGAAGAAGCAGAAAACGGGGAGAATGCTGGTAATGAAGAACCCAAGCTACAGTTCAGTTATGTGGAATGTTTGTTGTATAGCTTTCACCAGTTGGGCCGAAAACTTCCAGATTTCTTAACAGCCAAGCTGAATGCAGAAAAGCTCAAAGATTTCAAAATCAG GCTGCAGTACTTTGCACGGGGCCTGCAGGTTTATATCAGACAACTTCGCTTGGCTCTCCAAGGTAAAACAGGAGAGGCATTAAAGACAGatgag aaCAAGATTAAAGTCGTTGCAttgaaaataacaaataatatTAATGTTTTAATCAAG GATCTCTTCCATATTCCTCCTTCTTATAAGAGCACAGTAACATTATCCTGGAAGCCTGTACAGAAGGTTGAACTTGG GCAAAAGAGAACCAGTGAAGATACAACTTCAGGTTCACCTCCCAAGAAATCTTCAGCAGGACCAAAAAGGGATGCCAGGCAGATTTATAATCCTCCTAGTGGGAAATACAGCAGCAATTTGAGCAACTTTAATTATG AGAGGAGCCTTCAGGGGAAGTAG